In Desulfovibrio sp. TomC, the following proteins share a genomic window:
- a CDS encoding phospholipase D family nuclease: MRKFAILCFIVALWCLPAFAYDLTLHDTPVQVFFSPRGGAQESLVATIGQAKDTIFVQTYSFTSAPIAKALVDAAKRGVKIEAILDKSQRSARYTGATFLRNEGIPVYIDDKHAIAHNKVMIIDGSIVVTGSFNFTKAAEEKNAENLLIIRNNEMARIYMVNWEKHKEHSEKH; this comes from the coding sequence ATGAGAAAATTTGCAATTCTTTGTTTTATCGTTGCGCTATGGTGCCTGCCGGCTTTTGCCTACGACCTCACTCTGCACGATACTCCTGTGCAGGTTTTCTTCTCGCCTCGAGGCGGGGCACAGGAATCGTTGGTGGCCACCATCGGCCAGGCCAAGGATACCATTTTCGTCCAGACTTACAGCTTCACGTCAGCCCCCATAGCCAAAGCCCTGGTGGATGCTGCGAAGCGTGGCGTGAAAATCGAAGCCATTTTGGACAAGAGCCAAAGGTCGGCACGCTATACCGGCGCGACCTTCTTGAGGAACGAAGGAATCCCTGTGTATATCGACGACAAACACGCCATAGCTCACAACAAGGTTATGATCATTGATGGCTCCATTGTTGTCACTGGCTCTTTCAATTTCACGAAGGCAGCCGAAGAAAAAAACGCTGAAAATTTATTGATCATTCGCAACAACGAGATGGCCAGGATCTACATGGTAAACTGGGAGAAGCACAAAGAGCATTCTGAAAAACACTAA
- a CDS encoding thermonuclease family protein, with protein sequence MKIFIFSIFFSMMMVATPALATENFSGKVVTVVDGATLDIAKPDGQIERIRLFATAVPQAGAKHAEAATKRTTFWCHQWDNVAEVIPMGQGKDGVAVARVIVGQEEIANVLAKACLARVNMKLCRDQFTPECVGWNAWELQCRDEKKGLWSE encoded by the coding sequence TTTCTTTTCCATGATGATGGTAGCGACGCCAGCCCTCGCGACCGAAAATTTTTCGGGCAAAGTGGTCACGGTCGTCGATGGAGCGACCCTGGACATCGCCAAGCCGGACGGGCAAATAGAACGAATTCGCCTGTTCGCCACAGCCGTCCCGCAAGCCGGTGCGAAACATGCCGAGGCGGCCACTAAAAGGACCACGTTCTGGTGCCACCAATGGGACAACGTTGCCGAAGTAATCCCCATGGGCCAGGGCAAGGATGGGGTGGCCGTGGCCCGGGTAATTGTCGGCCAAGAGGAAATTGCCAACGTTTTGGCCAAAGCCTGTCTGGCACGCGTGAACATGAAGCTATGCCGCGACCAGTTCACCCCGGAATGTGTCGGCTGGAACGCCTGGGAATTGCAGTGCCGGGACGAAAAAAAGGGCCTATGGTCCGAGTAG